Proteins encoded by one window of Crassostrea angulata isolate pt1a10 chromosome 9, ASM2561291v2, whole genome shotgun sequence:
- the LOC128163010 gene encoding uncharacterized protein LOC128163010: MPDGHVRVGLFPTLSETIVCQLGTVAELPRTATKSWKSGKKTAFRAAKAAAAASKESPAASSSKEPARKKRKVANSPELEPPAASSSSEDSAGRQPSEKGTNIRLMEMKESPAASSSKDSARKKRKAAQKSHKLSFDGYIDLLAAKIEEGNKTKGNKDQRRGADGKFGNKNLLDCSWRTWLKSMFTEYPGVLCKCSCNHRPLTSAQALIKHIERNHYINNVVSFGEEDLEFTPPQF, from the exons ATGCCTGATGGCCATGTACGGGTGGGGTTATTTCCGACACTATCAGAAACAATAGTGTGCCAGCTGGGCACTGTGGCTGAACTCCCCCGTACAGCAACAAAGTCTTGGAAAAGTGGGAAGAAGACCGCCTTTCGG GCAGCCAAGGCAGCCGCCGCAGCCTCCAAGGAATCCCCCGCAGCCTCCTCCTCCAAGGAACCGGCCAGGAAGAAACGAAAG GTGGCCAATAGCCCTGAACTCGAACCCCCCGCAGCATCCTCCTCCTCCGAGGACTCGGCAGGCAGGCAACCCTCTGAGAAAGGAACG AACATTCGACTAATGGagatg AAGGAATCCCCCGCAGCCTCCTCCTCCAAGGACTCGGCCAGGAAGAAACGAAAG GCAGCCCAGAAAAGCCACAAATTGAGTTTCGACGGGTACATCGACTTGCTTGCTGCAAAAATTGAAGAAGGGAACAAAACAAAAGGGAATAAGGACCAGAGGAGAGGTGCTGACGGCAAATTTGgcaataaaaatttattggaCTGTTCCTGGAGGACCTGGTTGAAAAGCATGTTTACAGAATATCCAGGTGTGCTGTGCAAGTGCTCTTGTAATCATCGACCTTTGACTAGCGCACAAGCCTTAATAAAACACATAGAGAGAAATCACTATATCAATAATGTGGTATCATTTGGTGAGGAGGACCTGGAATTCACACCACCACAGTTTTAG